One genomic region from Vibrio cyclitrophicus encodes:
- the dinG gene encoding ATP-dependent DNA helicase DinG, with product MLTTKIQNSIRTSYQKLQDQLDNFVPRRAQNYLVAEIAKTLCGQYHKSSRMIVAEAGTGIGKSLAYLMATIPVAVLNNRKIIISTATVALQEQLVNKDLPLYRRLTDREFSFILAKGRQRYCCSEKLAAACGVDGGQMAMFESKPKKKDIEQLQTMYRSLAQGKWDGDRDSWPKPIDNIIWQMIVSDKHSCNNSMPTHRDCPFQKARSELDKADVIIANHSLVMADADLGGGVILPEPENSIYIFDEAHHLPHVARDHSSAAASLKGAASWLERLNQSITKLSGLADEKRVHRFRNELQDSVQQLIPTLTQMSKQFDASHFEDGLYRFEHGDLPEWLESESKDLKQLTQKASQSVAKIADLIAERVKDGELSAKLAEPALAEIGFYIQRTENLAQVWRLMAEPKREKGAPLARWLELNKENEGDFVVNVSPLEVGWQLDQQIWSRCVGAVLVSATMRALNSFNFFCHQAGISQKAEDGVQFLALASPFDYQNQAELIVPAMKYEPQAPQFTEYLIEILPKVIEDNKANLVLFSSYWQMNKVAEALATGFVKKSWALQVQGDSSRTEILKKHKKLIEQGKTSVLFGTGSFSEGLDLPGELLENLVITKIPFGVPTSPVEQAHSEYIESRGGNPFMQITVPEASKKLIQSVGRLLRKERDSGKVTILDRRIVTKRYGKSLLDSLPPFKRTIEY from the coding sequence ATGCTAACTACTAAAATTCAAAATTCTATTCGCACCAGTTATCAAAAGCTCCAAGATCAGTTGGACAACTTTGTACCTCGCCGTGCACAAAATTACCTTGTAGCTGAGATAGCGAAGACACTTTGCGGTCAATACCACAAGAGCAGCCGCATGATTGTTGCTGAGGCAGGAACAGGAATCGGTAAATCACTGGCTTATTTAATGGCAACCATTCCCGTTGCGGTTTTAAATAATCGGAAAATCATTATTTCGACCGCAACCGTCGCGCTACAAGAACAGCTCGTCAATAAAGATCTCCCTCTATATAGAAGACTCACCGACAGAGAGTTCTCTTTTATATTAGCGAAAGGCAGGCAACGCTATTGTTGCTCAGAGAAATTGGCAGCGGCTTGCGGTGTTGATGGTGGACAAATGGCTATGTTCGAATCCAAACCAAAGAAAAAGGATATCGAGCAACTTCAAACCATGTATCGTAGTCTGGCTCAAGGTAAATGGGATGGCGATCGTGATTCATGGCCGAAACCAATCGACAATATCATTTGGCAAATGATCGTAAGTGATAAGCACAGCTGCAACAACAGTATGCCAACTCACAGAGATTGCCCTTTCCAGAAAGCGCGTTCAGAACTAGATAAAGCAGATGTGATTATCGCTAATCACAGTTTGGTGATGGCCGACGCTGACCTAGGTGGCGGAGTTATTCTTCCAGAGCCAGAAAACAGCATCTATATATTCGACGAGGCACACCATTTACCTCATGTCGCTCGAGATCACTCCTCTGCAGCTGCCAGTTTAAAAGGTGCGGCTTCTTGGTTAGAGCGTTTAAATCAATCGATCACTAAGCTTTCTGGTTTAGCGGACGAAAAGCGTGTGCACCGATTTAGAAATGAATTGCAGGACTCCGTACAACAACTGATCCCTACTCTGACTCAAATGAGCAAACAGTTTGACGCAAGCCACTTTGAAGACGGCTTGTATCGCTTTGAGCATGGTGACTTGCCTGAATGGTTAGAAAGTGAGTCGAAAGATCTCAAACAGCTAACTCAAAAGGCAAGCCAGTCTGTAGCAAAAATCGCTGACCTCATTGCTGAGCGAGTCAAAGACGGAGAGCTTTCCGCAAAACTAGCCGAGCCAGCGCTCGCTGAAATAGGCTTCTATATACAAAGGACAGAGAATCTAGCTCAAGTCTGGCGCCTAATGGCGGAACCTAAGCGAGAAAAAGGCGCACCACTAGCACGTTGGCTTGAGTTAAACAAAGAGAACGAAGGCGATTTCGTTGTCAACGTTTCACCGCTAGAGGTTGGTTGGCAACTTGACCAGCAGATTTGGAGCCGCTGTGTTGGAGCCGTATTAGTTTCTGCGACAATGCGAGCACTTAACTCCTTTAACTTTTTCTGTCACCAAGCAGGTATCAGTCAAAAAGCTGAAGATGGTGTTCAATTCCTTGCTTTGGCATCACCATTTGATTATCAAAACCAAGCAGAGCTGATCGTCCCTGCAATGAAATACGAACCTCAAGCACCTCAGTTTACCGAATATCTTATTGAAATTTTGCCTAAGGTAATAGAAGACAACAAAGCCAATCTCGTTTTATTCTCTTCTTACTGGCAAATGAACAAAGTTGCGGAAGCTTTAGCAACAGGTTTCGTTAAAAAGTCATGGGCTTTACAAGTTCAGGGTGACAGTTCACGCACTGAAATTCTAAAAAAACATAAAAAGCTAATAGAACAAGGCAAAACAAGCGTCCTTTTTGGAACGGGCAGCTTTTCTGAAGGGCTTGATTTGCCTGGAGAGCTTCTTGAAAATCTCGTCATTACAAAGATTCCTTTTGGTGTGCCTACCTCTCCTGTAGAGCAAGCACACTCTGAATATATTGAATCACGAGGCGGTAACCCATTTATGCAAATTACGGTTCCAGAAGCGAGTAAAAAGCTTATTCAATCTGTCGGGCGGTTACTGCGTAAAGAAAGAGATTCTGGTAAAGTCACGATCCTTGATCGTCGCATAGTAACGAAACGATACGGTAAATCATTACTCGACTCGTTACCGCCTTTTAAAAGAACAATAGAATACTAG
- a CDS encoding ribosomal protein uL16 3-hydroxylase, whose protein sequence is MYQLSFSMPEFLENYWHKKPTILKGGFQNFVDPISPEELAGLSMEEEVDSRFVSNLDNQWTAEHGPFSEEKFAELTETHWQLIVQAANHWHQGANQLTEAFQALPNWLFDDLMICYSAPEGGVGPHIDQYDVFIIQGQGKRQWKVGEKDVGQYKETVQASALRQIEGFEPIIDETLEPGDILYIPPGFPHEGNTLEPSMSYSIGYRSPKEQELISNFADFVLAHDMGDVHLHDPEFKTQDDYGKVRSSDLNNLTDMLKSALEQPETISEFMGCLLSQSRHQLDIVAPEPLWTEEEIAQHLESEGEICRVSGLKALYHENESNTAYINGEVVKVNQADSSLLNVLCDDSVINSATNLTPSGVTVVTELVNKGYWFIED, encoded by the coding sequence ATGTACCAACTTAGCTTTTCTATGCCCGAATTTCTTGAAAACTACTGGCATAAAAAACCAACCATCTTAAAAGGTGGCTTCCAAAACTTCGTCGACCCAATTTCGCCGGAAGAACTTGCTGGTTTATCGATGGAAGAAGAAGTTGATTCTCGCTTTGTCTCTAACCTCGACAACCAATGGACTGCAGAACATGGTCCATTCTCAGAAGAGAAATTTGCCGAGCTGACTGAAACACATTGGCAATTGATCGTTCAAGCAGCGAACCACTGGCACCAAGGTGCAAATCAGCTGACTGAAGCGTTCCAAGCCTTACCAAACTGGTTATTCGACGATCTAATGATCTGCTACTCAGCACCAGAAGGCGGCGTAGGCCCACATATTGATCAATACGACGTATTCATCATTCAAGGCCAAGGTAAACGTCAGTGGAAGGTTGGCGAGAAAGATGTTGGCCAATACAAAGAAACCGTCCAAGCTTCTGCACTTCGTCAAATAGAAGGCTTTGAGCCAATCATTGATGAAACCTTAGAGCCAGGCGATATCCTCTATATCCCACCGGGCTTCCCACATGAAGGCAACACGTTAGAGCCGTCGATGAGCTACTCTATTGGCTATCGCTCCCCTAAAGAACAAGAGCTGATCAGCAACTTCGCCGATTTTGTACTTGCTCATGATATGGGTGACGTTCATCTTCACGATCCAGAATTCAAAACGCAAGATGATTACGGCAAGGTTCGTTCATCGGATTTAAACAATCTAACTGACATGTTGAAATCTGCACTAGAGCAACCTGAAACCATCAGCGAATTCATGGGATGTTTGCTAAGCCAATCACGCCACCAGCTTGATATCGTCGCTCCTGAGCCTTTATGGACAGAAGAAGAGATCGCTCAACACTTAGAGTCAGAAGGGGAGATCTGTCGAGTATCGGGCTTAAAGGCGCTCTACCATGAGAATGAAAGCAACACGGCTTACATCAATGGGGAAGTCGTTAAAGTTAATCAGGCTGATTCATCGCTACTAAACGTACTGTGTGATGACTCGGTGATTAACTCAGCAACCAACCTTACTCCTTCAGGTGTTACTGTCGTGACTGAATTGGTAAACAAAGGTTACTGGTTTATCGAAGACTAA
- a CDS encoding pseudouridine synthase, with amino-acid sequence MSTRSRSASRSDKPARSEAILKQSGNRQNRGSDKNSTGNSHKKPHSSKHRYKGKPTNTKPKIAIEDRKVILFNKPFDTLSQFTDGEGRKTLADFIPVKDVYAAGRLDRDSEGLMVLTNDGIFQAKLTQPNSKSPKTYWVQVEGAPSEEDLDKLRKGVELKDGMTLPAKVEIMQEPVVWERTPPVRFRAAIPTTWLAITIIEGRNRQVRRMTANIGYPTLRLIRYSMGNMNVGELQPGEWKEI; translated from the coding sequence ATGTCTACTCGCTCACGCAGCGCATCTCGCTCAGACAAACCAGCTCGTTCTGAAGCAATATTAAAACAAAGCGGTAATAGGCAGAACCGAGGCAGTGATAAAAATAGCACTGGTAATTCGCACAAGAAACCTCACTCAAGTAAACACCGTTACAAGGGTAAACCTACGAACACAAAACCTAAGATAGCGATCGAAGATCGCAAGGTTATTCTGTTCAACAAGCCATTTGATACGCTAAGTCAGTTTACTGATGGTGAAGGTAGAAAAACATTGGCGGATTTTATTCCTGTTAAAGATGTTTATGCAGCCGGACGACTTGACCGTGACAGTGAAGGGTTAATGGTCTTGACCAATGATGGAATATTTCAAGCCAAATTGACTCAGCCCAACTCAAAATCACCAAAAACTTACTGGGTACAGGTTGAAGGCGCACCTTCTGAGGAAGATTTAGATAAATTGAGAAAAGGTGTTGAACTAAAAGACGGCATGACATTGCCTGCCAAGGTGGAAATCATGCAAGAGCCTGTAGTCTGGGAGAGAACTCCACCTGTGCGCTTCAGAGCCGCGATTCCTACAACATGGCTAGCTATTACTATCATTGAAGGGCGTAACCGTCAGGTAAGACGAATGACAGCGAATATTGGCTACCCTACCCTGCGACTTATTCGCTATTCAATGGGCAACATGAACGTGGGTGAGCTTCAGCCTGGTGAGTGGAAAGAGATTTAG
- a CDS encoding porin, with the protein MKKTLLALALAGISTSTLAAGNIYDDGTTALNLKGEIDTYLSTAETKQTDAGTTTTNKAELDVDLWAKIQIDATHKLNDTLTAFGSFEIQNGNGFDGWEGKVNDDNSMQTDDLYFGLNIGENFGIAAGEIGDFGDSLDAITIDNTNEGFGYMDDFVSSLGSAGHGVSLKYTTGGLKLIADTYLSSSEDEDAAYGVSAEYAINEMFTLGATYQDQGNRGNGDEHSILGAAARLSLGDFGAAVNYVTEDIKGATDLETISAALDYQIEKARIYTSFGFTEGDNDEEITYYTVGADYAVSGNISTFVEYSDLEEKTDNANKTEADGFVAGVYYTF; encoded by the coding sequence ATGAAAAAAACTCTATTAGCATTAGCACTAGCAGGTATCTCAACTTCTACCCTAGCAGCTGGCAACATCTATGATGACGGTACAACGGCTTTAAACCTGAAAGGTGAAATCGATACTTATCTAAGCACAGCTGAAACGAAACAGACAGATGCTGGTACAACAACAACTAACAAAGCAGAACTTGACGTAGACCTGTGGGCAAAAATCCAGATTGATGCAACGCACAAACTAAACGATACTCTAACTGCTTTTGGTTCTTTCGAAATCCAAAACGGTAACGGCTTTGATGGTTGGGAAGGCAAAGTAAACGACGATAACTCAATGCAAACAGATGACCTTTACTTTGGATTAAACATCGGCGAAAACTTTGGTATCGCTGCTGGTGAAATCGGTGACTTCGGTGATTCTCTAGATGCAATAACCATCGATAATACAAACGAAGGCTTCGGTTACATGGATGACTTCGTTAGTTCTCTTGGAAGTGCTGGTCACGGCGTTTCATTGAAGTACACAACTGGTGGTCTTAAGTTAATTGCTGATACCTACCTATCTTCATCTGAAGACGAAGATGCTGCATATGGTGTATCTGCTGAATATGCTATAAACGAAATGTTTACTCTTGGAGCAACTTATCAAGACCAAGGCAACCGCGGAAATGGTGATGAACACAGCATCCTAGGTGCTGCAGCACGCTTAAGCCTAGGTGACTTCGGTGCAGCAGTAAACTACGTTACTGAAGACATCAAGGGCGCTACTGACCTAGAGACAATTTCTGCCGCTCTAGATTACCAAATCGAGAAAGCACGTATTTACACTTCATTTGGTTTCACTGAAGGTGATAACGATGAAGAGATCACTTACTACACTGTTGGTGCTGACTATGCAGTTTCTGGTAACATCTCAACATTTGTTGAATACTCTGACCTTGAGGAAAAAACAGATAACGCTAACAAAACTGAAGCTGATGGTTTTGTAGCTGGTGTTTACTACACATTCTAA
- a CDS encoding sulfite exporter TauE/SafE family protein yields MEMIEPTMLVVLALVAFAAGFIDAVAGGGGMLTVPALLSLGLPPHIALGTNKLAATFASSTAAFTYYRKKLFKPECWINAFIATLIGATIGTLTVDAISTEWLEKVLPLIILAAAVYTIFHKTPDVSHDVSPKPCPVLKRKQKFQGFILGFYDGVAGPGTGAFWTVSSMALYRLNILLASGLSKAMNFTSNFTSLVTFAILGHIDWVLGLTMGICLMAGAFVGAHSAIRFGATFIRPVFVTVVSVLAIKLAYEAWFVSL; encoded by the coding sequence ATGGAAATGATTGAACCAACCATGTTGGTTGTACTTGCTTTGGTTGCCTTCGCCGCCGGCTTTATTGATGCAGTCGCAGGTGGCGGTGGGATGTTAACCGTCCCCGCTTTACTATCACTAGGCCTGCCACCACATATTGCGCTTGGTACCAATAAGCTAGCCGCAACGTTTGCCTCATCGACAGCGGCTTTTACGTATTATCGTAAGAAGTTATTTAAACCCGAATGCTGGATCAACGCATTCATAGCAACGCTGATAGGTGCGACCATTGGCACGTTAACTGTTGATGCAATCAGTACTGAATGGCTGGAGAAAGTTTTGCCGCTCATTATTTTAGCGGCGGCGGTCTATACCATTTTCCACAAGACTCCAGACGTGAGCCATGATGTGTCTCCTAAACCGTGCCCGGTACTTAAGAGAAAGCAAAAATTTCAAGGATTTATTCTGGGGTTTTATGATGGTGTCGCAGGCCCAGGAACGGGAGCCTTTTGGACAGTAAGCTCAATGGCATTGTACCGCCTCAACATCTTACTGGCTTCTGGTTTATCCAAAGCGATGAATTTCACTAGTAACTTCACCTCATTAGTGACATTTGCCATTCTTGGTCATATTGACTGGGTATTAGGTTTAACTATGGGGATTTGCTTAATGGCAGGTGCCTTTGTTGGTGCTCACTCTGCCATTCGGTTTGGCGCTACATTTATACGACCTGTATTTGTCACGGTTGTCAGCGTCCTTGCGATCAAACTGGCTTACGAGGCTTGGTTTGTTAGCTTATAG
- a CDS encoding NADP-dependent isocitrate dehydrogenase — protein sequence MPTEKPTIIYTITDEAPALATYSLLPIIQSFTASSGIDVDTRDISLAGRIIANFPEHLNEEQRIGDALAELGELAKTPEANIIKLPNVSASVPQLQATIKELQSKGYALPNYPEEAKTDEERAIKATYDKIKGSAVNPVLREGNSDRRAPLSVKNYAKKNPHSMGAWSSDSKSHVSSMEDKDFFGSEKSVTIEGATEVSIEFVGKDGTKKTLKPAFALQDKEIIDASVMNKAALVAFFEKEIASAKEQGVLLSLHMKATMMKVSDPVIFGHAVKVYYKDVFAKHGQLFDELGVDVNNGIGDVYAKIAALPQEQKEAIEADLQAVYETQPPLAMVDSDRGITNLHVPSDIIVDASMPAMLRSSGQMWDPEGKQKDTKAMIPDRSYASIYQAVIDFCKENGAFDPTTMGSVPNVGLMAQKAEEYGSHDKTFILEAAGQVQVVDASGSVLLEQDVEEGDIFRMCQVKDAPIQDWVKLAVTRARASGVPAVFWLDASRAHDAQLIKKVEAYLPEYDTEGLEIKILAPLEATQYSLVRIKEGLDTISVTGNVLRDYLTDLFPILELGTSAKMLSIVPLMNGGGLFETGAGGSAPKHVQQVEKENHLRWDSLGEFLALAASLEHLSVVTGNAKAQVLADALDKATGEFLDNNKSPSRKVGELDNRGSHYYLAAYWAKALAEQTVDADLAAEFATVASQLAESEEAIVAELNNAQGVAGDLGGYYLLDDALVSKLMRPSATLNALIDA from the coding sequence ATGCCTACTGAAAAACCAACTATCATCTATACCATTACAGACGAAGCTCCGGCGCTAGCAACTTACTCTTTGCTGCCAATCATTCAATCTTTTACAGCTTCTTCTGGTATTGACGTTGATACTCGCGACATTTCACTTGCAGGGCGTATTATTGCCAACTTCCCTGAGCATTTGAATGAAGAGCAACGTATTGGTGATGCACTAGCAGAACTAGGTGAATTGGCTAAAACACCAGAAGCAAACATCATTAAGCTTCCAAACGTATCAGCATCTGTACCTCAGCTCCAAGCTACGATCAAAGAACTTCAGTCAAAAGGTTATGCACTTCCTAATTACCCGGAAGAAGCAAAGACTGATGAAGAGAGAGCAATAAAAGCGACTTACGACAAGATCAAAGGTAGTGCGGTAAACCCGGTTCTACGTGAAGGTAATTCAGATCGTCGTGCGCCACTTTCAGTTAAAAACTACGCTAAGAAAAACCCACATTCAATGGGCGCTTGGTCATCAGATTCTAAGTCTCATGTTTCTAGTATGGAAGACAAAGACTTCTTCGGTAGTGAAAAATCAGTAACGATTGAAGGCGCGACTGAAGTTAGCATCGAATTTGTAGGTAAAGATGGCACTAAGAAAACATTGAAGCCAGCTTTTGCTCTGCAAGATAAAGAGATCATCGACGCTTCAGTGATGAATAAAGCAGCTTTGGTTGCCTTCTTCGAGAAAGAAATCGCATCAGCTAAAGAGCAAGGTGTTCTACTTTCTCTTCACATGAAAGCAACGATGATGAAAGTTTCTGACCCAGTGATTTTTGGCCACGCGGTTAAGGTTTACTACAAAGACGTGTTCGCTAAACACGGCCAATTGTTCGATGAACTCGGTGTTGATGTAAATAATGGCATCGGTGATGTATACGCGAAGATTGCAGCCCTTCCTCAAGAGCAGAAAGAAGCAATTGAAGCTGATCTACAAGCGGTCTACGAGACTCAGCCTCCACTAGCAATGGTTGATTCGGATCGTGGTATCACCAACCTACACGTACCAAGTGACATCATTGTTGATGCATCTATGCCTGCAATGCTGCGTTCTTCAGGTCAGATGTGGGATCCAGAAGGTAAGCAAAAAGACACCAAAGCAATGATCCCAGATCGTAGCTACGCGAGTATTTACCAAGCGGTTATTGATTTCTGTAAAGAAAATGGTGCTTTTGATCCGACGACAATGGGTAGCGTGCCAAACGTTGGCCTAATGGCTCAAAAAGCGGAAGAATACGGCTCTCACGATAAGACTTTTATTCTAGAAGCTGCTGGTCAGGTTCAAGTGGTTGACGCTTCTGGTTCTGTCCTTCTTGAGCAAGACGTAGAGGAAGGCGATATCTTCCGTATGTGCCAAGTAAAAGATGCTCCGATCCAAGATTGGGTTAAGCTAGCTGTTACTCGCGCACGTGCTTCAGGTGTTCCCGCTGTATTCTGGCTAGATGCGTCTAGAGCTCACGATGCGCAGCTTATCAAGAAAGTAGAAGCTTACCTTCCTGAGTACGATACAGAAGGCTTAGAAATTAAGATTTTGGCACCGCTAGAGGCAACTCAATACTCACTAGTTCGTATTAAAGAAGGCCTAGACACAATCTCTGTTACAGGTAACGTATTACGTGACTACCTCACTGATTTGTTCCCAATTCTAGAACTTGGTACGTCAGCTAAAATGCTATCGATTGTTCCATTAATGAACGGTGGTGGCTTATTTGAAACTGGCGCTGGTGGTTCAGCTCCTAAGCACGTTCAACAAGTAGAGAAAGAAAACCACCTGCGTTGGGATTCTCTAGGCGAATTCTTGGCATTGGCTGCATCTCTAGAGCACCTAAGCGTTGTTACAGGTAACGCTAAAGCACAAGTACTGGCGGATGCTCTTGATAAAGCGACGGGCGAATTCCTTGATAATAACAAGTCTCCTTCACGAAAAGTGGGTGAGCTTGATAACCGTGGTAGCCACTACTACCTAGCTGCATATTGGGCGAAAGCACTTGCAGAACAAACGGTTGATGCAGATTTAGCGGCAGAGTTTGCTACTGTTGCAAGCCAATTAGCTGAAAGCGAAGAGGCTATCGTTGCTGAGTTGAATAATGCACAAGGTGTCGCAGGTGATTTAGGCGGCTATTACCTGCTTGATGACGCACTCGTATCCAAGCTAATGCGCCCAAGTGCTACGTTAAATGCACTGATTGATGCATAA
- the clpS gene encoding ATP-dependent Clp protease adapter ClpS, whose amino-acid sequence MSRNFEWASPGSDLLEKEKTKVKPPAMYNVILNNDDYTPMDFVIEILERFFSLDIEKATEVMLKVHYEGKAICGTYSAEIAETKVAQVTMYSKENEHPLLCTMEQV is encoded by the coding sequence ATGAGCAGAAACTTTGAATGGGCATCTCCAGGCTCAGATCTACTGGAGAAAGAAAAAACTAAAGTAAAGCCACCGGCAATGTATAACGTTATATTGAATAACGATGACTACACGCCCATGGACTTTGTAATCGAGATCCTAGAGCGGTTTTTCTCACTAGATATCGAAAAAGCAACGGAAGTGATGCTCAAGGTTCATTATGAAGGTAAAGCTATATGCGGCACATACAGTGCTGAAATAGCCGAAACAAAGGTAGCGCAGGTAACGATGTACTCAAAGGAAAATGAGCATCCGCTACTATGTACAATGGAGCAAGTATAA
- the cspD gene encoding cold shock domain-containing protein CspD — protein MATGTVKWFNNAKGFGFICPEGEDGDIFAHYSTIQMEGYRTLKAGQQVDYEVESGPKGSHASSVVPVEGSVAK, from the coding sequence ATGGCTACAGGTACAGTGAAATGGTTTAACAATGCCAAAGGGTTTGGTTTTATTTGTCCAGAAGGTGAAGACGGCGACATTTTCGCGCACTACTCCACAATACAGATGGAAGGTTATCGAACCTTGAAGGCAGGTCAACAGGTCGACTATGAAGTAGAAAGTGGACCTAAAGGCTCGCACGCTAGCTCTGTTGTTCCTGTAGAAGGCAGTGTCGCTAAATAG
- a CDS encoding DUF2057 family protein: MKRTIWTSILMTLSVLSIPYAQALTKLETASGVEVLFINSQDAKQMNEPFALTIGSNQIVLRMNTMLGRGEQRGNFTSSPYILTLDVHGEELEIEGPQLSDVLQARKVFEGDTIDWNVSLDDSGIDYGQVEMVGKKGVFPYSNLDEQLAIYNAANGISFAGNVIAPVTEASLANGMQQTVKSAEQDSLAMQKAKMSYLKLSPTERKSLRKWLVDQQ, encoded by the coding sequence ATGAAACGTACAATTTGGACTTCGATTTTAATGACGCTTTCCGTGTTGAGCATCCCATATGCACAAGCATTGACTAAACTGGAGACAGCTTCGGGAGTCGAGGTGCTATTTATAAATAGTCAAGATGCAAAACAAATGAATGAACCATTTGCACTTACTATTGGGTCTAATCAAATTGTATTGCGCATGAATACGATGTTGGGGCGAGGTGAACAACGTGGTAACTTTACTTCATCGCCTTATATCCTCACCTTAGATGTACATGGCGAAGAATTGGAAATCGAGGGTCCGCAACTGAGCGATGTACTTCAAGCAAGAAAGGTGTTTGAAGGTGATACGATTGACTGGAATGTTAGCTTAGATGATAGCGGTATAGATTACGGTCAAGTTGAAATGGTAGGAAAAAAGGGTGTGTTCCCATACTCAAACCTTGATGAGCAACTTGCGATTTATAACGCTGCCAATGGTATAAGTTTTGCGGGTAATGTCATTGCACCTGTTACAGAAGCGAGTCTAGCAAACGGTATGCAACAAACCGTTAAGTCGGCAGAACAAGATAGTCTAGCAATGCAAAAAGCGAAAATGTCGTATTTGAAATTGTCGCCAACTGAGCGGAAATCTCTTCGTAAATGGCTAGTTGACCAACAGTAA
- the rsmS gene encoding pleiotropic regulatory protein RsmS, with amino-acid sequence MNTDNTSSPLDNAPEEVKLAVDLIYLLESNEIDPKVALEAIKIVQQDLQAKLASSI; translated from the coding sequence ATGAACACTGATAACACATCATCACCACTGGATAATGCGCCAGAAGAAGTTAAGTTAGCTGTCGACCTGATCTATCTGCTCGAAAGCAACGAAATCGACCCAAAAGTGGCGTTAGAAGCAATTAAGATTGTCCAACAAGATTTACAAGCCAAACTAGCATCTAGCATCTAG
- a CDS encoding primosomal replication protein — MSQFSKLKNVIDTLIGHCSQVDKSRGAYHQALFDRTLFKSRAFILLPYALEAQTTYHTVLREQATNQLTASRANYLTEKLTNQIAAIQRELANHDLRLDRKSKSGKNLNDLYNELAQHQDWQKRLVDLVRVRKLAFDSAPRHSKKKADEAWQLAKERLERCEDSMKNIERLINLENPKRNEH, encoded by the coding sequence ATGAGCCAGTTTTCAAAGCTTAAGAACGTCATCGATACCTTAATAGGTCATTGCTCTCAGGTGGACAAAAGTCGAGGTGCTTATCACCAAGCCTTATTCGACCGGACTTTATTCAAGTCTAGGGCATTTATTTTACTTCCTTATGCGCTCGAAGCTCAAACCACTTATCACACCGTATTGCGCGAACAAGCGACAAACCAGCTCACAGCATCAAGAGCGAATTACCTCACAGAAAAGTTAACCAATCAGATAGCGGCAATCCAAAGAGAGCTTGCCAACCATGATTTAAGGTTAGATCGAAAAAGTAAGTCAGGAAAAAACCTTAACGACTTATATAATGAACTCGCTCAGCATCAAGATTGGCAAAAGCGACTGGTCGATTTAGTACGAGTACGAAAATTAGCGTTTGATTCTGCGCCTCGCCATAGTAAGAAAAAAGCGGACGAGGCTTGGCAATTAGCAAAAGAACGATTAGAACGCTGTGAAGACTCAATGAAAAATATTGAGAGACTGATTAACTTAGAGAACCCTAAGCGAAATGAACACTGA